A portion of the Sulfurospirillum diekertiae genome contains these proteins:
- a CDS encoding hydrogenase large subunit, whose translation MKCDKFIEALATKIKILEVTRQCEDQVTALVELNDLPEAVRFLYYDMGGYLSTMIANDERSINKHYALYYALSMEGGKMFEGDEIAQDEKCFVTVKVLISPDNLTYPSVTPLVPACVWYEREAYDMFGLVAEGLPDKRRLVLSDDWPDDLFPLRKDAMDYRYRPDMKEHYNEPEYEFLRPEGAGIIDVPLGPLHVTADEPGHFRLFCDGDTIVDADYRLFYQHRGMEKLAENRMNYDQMGYLAERVCGICGYAHAIACIEAAEKAINLEIPARAQAIRIICSEIERLHSHLLNIGLACEVTGNYTAFMHIFRIREYSMKLAELVTGGRKTYGNVVMGGLRRDMTGIEIKESLRILQIIDTQVDEVWDAVMEDKRQIKRWQGVGVLDKQVARDFSAVGPNIRGSGIKRDTRYDHPYDFFKQIEFDVAVVEGGDVFAREMVRYMELKSSVSIIRQCFELMPQTAIIVDPKFHVKPEDFALAYVEAPRGENVHWIMQGSAQKVFRWRCRAATYNNWPSLRFQFRGNTIADAALIVCSLDPCYSCTERITVVDIKSKKSKILTNKDLKEFSRTLKNSPMKDLR comes from the coding sequence ATGAAATGCGATAAATTTATAGAAGCTCTGGCTACCAAGATTAAAATTTTAGAAGTTACAAGACAATGTGAAGATCAAGTCACCGCTTTAGTTGAGCTCAATGATCTTCCGGAAGCAGTTCGCTTTCTTTATTACGATATGGGTGGCTACCTTTCAACGATGATTGCCAATGATGAGCGCAGTATCAATAAACATTATGCCCTCTACTACGCTCTCTCCATGGAGGGTGGCAAAATGTTTGAAGGTGACGAAATAGCACAAGATGAAAAATGTTTTGTCACCGTTAAAGTGCTTATCTCTCCAGATAATCTCACCTACCCATCGGTTACACCATTAGTACCAGCTTGTGTTTGGTATGAGAGAGAAGCTTACGATATGTTTGGGCTTGTTGCAGAAGGGTTACCAGATAAAAGACGTTTGGTGCTCAGCGATGATTGGCCTGATGATCTGTTTCCCCTCCGTAAAGATGCCATGGACTATCGTTACCGACCTGATATGAAAGAGCATTACAATGAGCCTGAATATGAGTTCTTAAGACCTGAAGGTGCAGGGATTATCGATGTGCCGCTTGGACCTTTACATGTAACGGCAGATGAGCCTGGACATTTTAGACTTTTTTGTGATGGTGATACCATTGTTGATGCCGATTATAGACTTTTTTACCAACACCGAGGAATGGAAAAACTCGCTGAAAATCGCATGAACTACGACCAGATGGGCTATTTAGCAGAAAGGGTTTGTGGTATTTGTGGCTATGCCCATGCGATTGCATGTATCGAAGCAGCAGAGAAAGCGATTAATTTAGAGATCCCTGCTCGTGCACAAGCTATTCGTATCATTTGTTCTGAAATTGAGAGACTCCACAGTCATCTTTTAAATATTGGACTTGCGTGTGAAGTCACAGGTAACTACACCGCATTTATGCATATCTTTAGAATTCGTGAATACTCTATGAAACTTGCAGAACTCGTTACAGGTGGACGAAAGACCTATGGTAACGTTGTGATGGGAGGTCTTAGACGTGATATGACGGGTATTGAGATCAAAGAGAGTTTACGCATCTTGCAAATTATCGATACCCAAGTGGATGAAGTCTGGGATGCCGTGATGGAAGACAAACGCCAAATCAAACGATGGCAAGGAGTGGGCGTTCTGGACAAACAAGTTGCACGTGATTTTTCTGCTGTTGGCCCTAATATCAGAGGCAGTGGTATTAAACGTGATACACGTTATGATCATCCGTACGACTTTTTCAAACAGATTGAATTTGATGTCGCCGTTGTTGAAGGTGGTGATGTTTTTGCGAGAGAAATGGTTCGTTATATGGAACTTAAAAGCTCTGTCTCTATCATCCGTCAATGTTTTGAGTTGATGCCTCAAACGGCAATTATCGTTGATCCAAAATTCCATGTTAAACCTGAAGACTTCGCTTTAGCCTATGTGGAAGCTCCAAGAGGTGAAAATGTCCACTGGATCATGCAAGGAAGTGCCCAAAAAGTCTTTAGATGGAGATGCCGTGCTGCTACCTATAACAACTGGCCAAGCCTTCGCTTTCAGTTCCGTGGAAACACGATTGCTGATGCTGCACTGATTGTTTGTAGCCTTGATCCGTGCTATTCATGTACAGAGCGTATCACTGTTGTAGACATTAAGAGTAAAAAGAGCAAAATTTTAACCAATAAAGATTTAAAAGAATTTTCGAGGACACTTAAAAATAGTCCGATGAAGGATTTAAGATGA
- a CDS encoding formate hydrogenlyase complex iron-sulfur subunit, protein MMKLLDITEKYGNTTHKYPFEPYNVAANFRGKPAYVFDLCIGCAACGIACPSNAITVQFNKDQTKLVWEFDCGRCIFCGRCDEVCPTGAIRLSEEFELAVKFDKSALIQRGELDTQYCTECHKPFAAKRLIKYGYECLSKANLGEKRLEESKNYLSICPTCKKNATVSNFTSGKEMVIE, encoded by the coding sequence ATGATGAAACTTCTTGATATTACCGAAAAATACGGTAATACCACCCATAAATATCCATTTGAACCCTACAATGTTGCGGCAAATTTTCGTGGAAAACCCGCTTATGTCTTTGACCTTTGCATTGGTTGTGCGGCATGCGGTATAGCGTGTCCCTCTAATGCCATTACCGTTCAGTTTAACAAAGATCAAACAAAATTAGTATGGGAGTTTGATTGCGGACGATGTATCTTTTGTGGTAGATGCGATGAAGTCTGTCCAACAGGTGCCATTAGACTTAGCGAAGAGTTTGAACTTGCCGTCAAATTTGACAAATCCGCTCTTATCCAAAGAGGAGAGCTTGATACTCAGTATTGCACCGAATGTCATAAACCCTTTGCTGCGAAAAGGCTGATTAAATATGGCTACGAGTGTTTAAGCAAAGCCAATTTAGGCGAAAAAAGGCTTGAAGAGTCTAAAAATTATCTAAGTATTTGCCCTACATGTAAAAAAAACGCCACTGTATCAAACTTTACGAGTGGTAAAGAGATGGTGATAGAATGA
- a CDS encoding NADH-quinone oxidoreductase subunit B family protein yields the protein MKTYVVPQEITDANSLEQKLELLKHIGRSFSVYRIDCGSCNGCEIEIFAAITPMWDPERFGFKLVANPRHADILLCTGPVTRQMYYPLLRAYEAAPDPKIVVALGACGATGGIFYDAYSVLSGIDKIIPVDVYIPGCPPHPASIIYGLTTALGVMEQRLQKVSFEHDSEMPPLVKDSVIGNTLFERDLLVHAKRLMSYVFGRKLYDKYLTALVKSGNVKDTKATKIAITEAMSTEADPRYAECLGILHNEVYTQYIPCDEEDKISLHRVEWGQ from the coding sequence ATGAAAACATATGTCGTACCACAAGAGATTACGGATGCCAATTCGTTGGAGCAAAAACTTGAGCTCCTAAAACATATTGGACGTAGTTTTAGCGTTTATCGCATAGACTGCGGAAGTTGTAATGGTTGTGAAATTGAAATTTTTGCGGCTATTACACCGATGTGGGATCCAGAACGATTTGGTTTCAAACTCGTTGCCAATCCTCGTCATGCTGATATTTTACTCTGCACAGGTCCCGTGACTCGCCAGATGTACTATCCGTTACTACGTGCTTATGAAGCAGCTCCTGATCCTAAGATCGTTGTGGCTCTTGGTGCTTGTGGCGCAACGGGTGGTATTTTTTATGATGCGTACAGTGTACTCAGTGGCATCGATAAAATTATTCCTGTAGATGTTTATATACCAGGGTGTCCTCCTCATCCTGCAAGCATTATCTATGGACTTACAACCGCTCTTGGTGTGATGGAACAAAGACTCCAAAAAGTGAGTTTTGAGCACGATAGCGAGATGCCACCATTGGTGAAAGATTCCGTCATTGGCAACACGCTTTTTGAAAGAGATCTGCTCGTACATGCCAAAAGACTCATGAGTTATGTATTTGGACGAAAACTCTATGATAAATACCTTACAGCTCTTGTTAAAAGTGGTAATGTTAAAGACACAAAAGCCACCAAAATAGCTATTACTGAAGCTATGAGTACAGAAGCTGACCCACGCTATGCAGAGTGCCTAGGCATTTTACATAATGAGGTTTACACCCAATATATTCCCTGTGATGAGGAAGATAAAATCAGCCTCCACAGAGTCGAATGGGGGCAATAA
- a CDS encoding formate hydrogenlyase maturation HycH family protein, giving the protein MVEVYKLVQKHLDGAKSGNVTLDQIKIFSTCIGHGVGTIDFSEKVLEINECEFEQMLSTGNEYLKRKLGNLSKYFEIEIFPEHAVQLLPEMIECPFKKVLSDLKAGYLVLRKDFQNT; this is encoded by the coding sequence ATGGTAGAAGTTTACAAACTCGTTCAAAAACATCTTGATGGTGCAAAATCTGGTAATGTCACACTTGATCAGATCAAAATCTTCTCTACGTGTATAGGTCATGGTGTTGGCACGATTGATTTTAGTGAGAAAGTTTTAGAAATCAACGAATGCGAGTTTGAACAGATGCTCAGCACTGGAAATGAATATCTCAAACGCAAACTTGGAAACCTAAGTAAGTATTTTGAAATAGAAATCTTTCCAGAACATGCTGTACAACTTTTACCCGAAATGATAGAATGCCCTTTTAAAAAGGTACTATCGGACTTAAAAGCAGGTTATTTAGTTCTTAGAAAAGATTTTCAGAACACATAA
- a CDS encoding hydrogenase 3 maturation endopeptidase HyCI, whose product MKKALLCVGNELRGDDGVAIAVGQLVEEQLPQWKVFLGYDTPEDQFAALRDYAPDIIVVVDAMSGFKEDKIEFLDLSDERTYIYSTHNLPTPILLSYLRDICTKTIFLGICVLLENVLHFSEGLSDNAKASSLKALDKIKELDTIMDH is encoded by the coding sequence TTGAAAAAAGCACTACTATGTGTTGGAAATGAACTAAGAGGTGATGATGGTGTTGCTATCGCCGTTGGGCAATTGGTAGAAGAACAATTGCCCCAATGGAAAGTCTTTTTGGGTTACGATACGCCCGAAGACCAGTTTGCAGCTCTGCGTGATTATGCGCCGGATATTATTGTTGTCGTTGATGCCATGAGTGGTTTTAAAGAGGATAAAATAGAGTTTTTAGACCTCAGTGATGAACGCACCTACATCTACTCTACACACAACCTCCCTACGCCTATTCTGCTAAGTTATCTTCGAGATATTTGTACTAAAACCATCTTTTTAGGCATTTGCGTGTTGCTTGAAAATGTCTTACATTTTAGTGAAGGCTTGAGTGACAATGCGAAAGCTTCATCTCTCAAAGCACTCGACAAAATTAAAGAGCTTGATACAATCATGGATCATTGA
- a CDS encoding glycosyltransferase family 2 protein: MKYFKYILLSIVVTSLIQILLWTRTGDQIVISPQIGEKLESLSYTPFKGFEKALKSDAEIAEDMKTIEHIARKVRTYAISDAKHVLENVQDTKLKVDVGLWLSTDKNANESEIETLFELIKLYSPRISSIIVGNEVLLRADLTPEELFAYIDRVSVRTRIPVTTAEVQHVWLSNTELARHVDFICVHILPYWEKVPIERTLAFTKEKYDAIAKMYPKKPITIGEFGWPSSGYNNEKAEATLTNQIAAITGFLEMAKAEKWTYNIVEAFDQPWKGVHEGSVGPYWGLFDTNKQPKFHFIKQTIINPLWRYQMAGSVFFGILLTFFGLRNQRVNFAHAITYSAASQAMGFGIAMAATYPFVYYMNFGMWIMWTMGIFLMIPLVIITLAKINELFKCTLGIAPKRLAPLHLKLEHAPFVSIHVPAYKEQPHVLIETLNSLAHMKYTNYEVLVIINNTPEEFYWKPIEEHCAKLGEKFVFLNITCKGFKAGALNEALKYTNEKAEILAVIDADYVVSEDWLIDLVPLFDDPKVGLVQAPQDHRDSQESLIKQAMNAEYAGFFDIGMVERNEENAIVAHGTMLMARLSAVHEVGDWTTYTIVEDSELGLRLFEAGYTAHYTNRRYGWGLLPDTVEAFRTQRHRWAYGAIQILKRHWRHFMPSSKTLTPYQKYHFVAGWFFWLSDAFGAMTAFLNIFWVPFIIFVGVTIPTLPLTLPILVAFLVNILHAFILYHTRVKMSVRETMLSAIASMSLQLVIFKAVYDGFVKDGLPFKRTEKGGNTKKVNKSPIRHEMILASLLTISFFALYFTNYTRITEIYVFFIHTFNPKCPLLLCYCSTHYRTSIPQT, from the coding sequence TTGAAATACTTCAAATACATCTTACTTTCCATTGTTGTCACATCCCTTATTCAGATTTTATTATGGACGAGAACGGGTGACCAAATCGTTATATCACCCCAAATTGGTGAAAAATTAGAGTCTCTCTCCTATACACCTTTTAAAGGATTTGAGAAAGCGCTCAAAAGCGATGCTGAAATTGCTGAAGACATGAAAACGATAGAGCATATTGCACGAAAAGTGCGAACTTATGCTATTTCTGATGCAAAACATGTCTTAGAGAATGTCCAAGACACTAAACTCAAAGTTGATGTTGGATTGTGGCTTTCGACCGACAAAAATGCCAATGAATCTGAAATTGAAACACTCTTTGAACTGATCAAACTGTACAGTCCTAGAATCTCCTCAATTATTGTAGGAAACGAGGTTCTTTTACGTGCTGATTTGACACCTGAAGAGCTGTTTGCATATATTGACCGTGTTTCAGTTCGCACCCGCATTCCTGTAACAACAGCAGAAGTTCAACATGTTTGGCTGAGTAACACTGAACTAGCACGTCATGTGGATTTTATCTGTGTGCATATCTTACCTTACTGGGAAAAAGTGCCTATAGAGCGAACACTTGCTTTTACAAAAGAGAAATACGATGCCATTGCTAAGATGTATCCTAAAAAACCCATAACCATCGGGGAGTTTGGCTGGCCAAGTAGTGGATATAACAATGAAAAAGCAGAAGCAACACTGACCAATCAAATTGCCGCAATTACAGGCTTTTTGGAAATGGCAAAGGCAGAAAAATGGACCTATAACATCGTTGAAGCGTTTGATCAACCATGGAAAGGTGTGCATGAAGGAAGTGTTGGACCGTATTGGGGACTCTTCGATACCAATAAACAACCTAAATTTCATTTTATTAAACAAACCATTATCAATCCGCTATGGCGTTATCAAATGGCAGGCTCTGTTTTCTTTGGAATTTTGCTGACATTCTTTGGTCTTAGAAATCAACGCGTCAACTTTGCACATGCTATTACCTATTCTGCGGCATCTCAAGCAATGGGATTTGGTATTGCGATGGCAGCGACGTATCCATTTGTCTATTATATGAACTTTGGTATGTGGATTATGTGGACAATGGGAATTTTCTTGATGATCCCTTTGGTCATTATCACTCTAGCTAAAATTAATGAGCTCTTTAAATGTACCTTAGGCATTGCACCCAAACGTCTTGCTCCACTGCATCTCAAACTAGAGCACGCCCCTTTTGTCTCAATTCATGTCCCTGCGTACAAAGAGCAACCGCATGTTTTAATTGAGACACTTAACTCACTAGCGCATATGAAATACACCAATTATGAAGTCTTGGTGATTATTAACAACACACCTGAAGAGTTTTACTGGAAACCTATTGAAGAGCATTGTGCCAAACTAGGCGAAAAATTTGTCTTTTTAAACATTACATGTAAAGGCTTTAAAGCAGGTGCGCTCAATGAAGCACTCAAATACACCAACGAAAAAGCAGAGATTTTGGCCGTCATTGATGCCGATTATGTGGTCAGCGAAGATTGGCTGATTGACCTTGTTCCCCTCTTTGATGATCCAAAAGTAGGACTTGTTCAAGCACCTCAAGATCACCGTGATAGCCAAGAATCCCTTATCAAGCAGGCGATGAATGCTGAATATGCTGGCTTCTTTGACATCGGTATGGTGGAACGTAATGAAGAAAATGCCATCGTCGCACACGGTACGATGCTAATGGCACGACTCTCTGCGGTACACGAAGTGGGAGACTGGACAACGTACACCATCGTGGAAGATTCTGAACTGGGGCTACGCCTTTTTGAAGCAGGCTACACAGCGCACTATACCAACCGACGTTATGGTTGGGGATTACTCCCCGATACCGTAGAAGCCTTTCGTACACAACGCCACCGTTGGGCGTATGGGGCTATTCAGATCTTAAAACGTCACTGGCGTCATTTTATGCCTTCATCTAAAACCTTAACGCCTTATCAAAAATACCACTTTGTGGCAGGTTGGTTTTTCTGGCTCTCCGATGCCTTTGGTGCGATGACCGCCTTTTTAAATATTTTTTGGGTGCCATTTATCATTTTTGTGGGTGTCACCATTCCAACACTGCCTTTGACACTGCCTATCTTAGTAGCGTTCTTGGTTAACATTTTGCACGCGTTTATCTTGTACCATACCAGAGTCAAAATGAGTGTGAGAGAGACGATGCTCAGTGCCATTGCTTCCATGAGTTTACAGCTCGTTATCTTTAAAGCCGTATACGATGGTTTTGTCAAAGATGGACTTCCTTTTAAACGTACCGAAAAAGGTGGCAATACCAAAAAAGTCAATAAAAGTCCGATTCGCCATGAGATGATCTTAGCGTCTTTACTAACGATCTCATTCTTTGCACTTTACTTTACCAACTATACACGCATTACAGAAATTTACGTTTTTTTCATTCACACTTTTAATCCAAAGTGTCCCTTATTACTCTGCTATTGTTCTACGCATTATCGAACTTCAATCCCTCAAACCTAA
- a CDS encoding aldehyde ferredoxin oxidoreductase family protein: MADLIYRVNMTNLSFKIEEVPARWLGLGGRGLTSTIVAEEVDPECHPLGPNNKMVFAPGLLSGTSASNSGRNSLGAKSPLTGGIKESNVGGTSAGIFSKLGVKALIIEGQPKDENTFYQLHVTKNNVEFIPVPELVGKDNYAVLDAMMEKYDKKVAVMSIGRIGEMRMNLANVSVKDPGGKLRSHGRGGLGAVMGSKKIKCITVDAADYKEVTIADPDKFKEASKIFTKALQENPISGQGLPAFGTNILVNILNEAGGLPTRNFRAGSWEHAEDISGETMAENIKARGGKTTHGCHAGCVIQCSQVYNDKDGKYLTSGCEYETVWALGAHLGIQDLDLIAKMDGLMDDLGVDSIETSVVLGVAVDAGILAYGDGAKAYEILSHDIPTGTPLGRIFGAGTHILGKAYGLVRVPTVKGQAIPAYDPRAVKGQGVTYATTPMGADHTAGYAVATNILNSGGHVDPLKKEGQVELARNLQIASAAVDSSGMCIFVAFAALDDPKCLPALVDMINARFGAALTIDDVMNLGKSILKIEHEFNIKAGFNNADDRLPEFMKYEALPPHNVTWDFTGEEIDEFWNF, encoded by the coding sequence ATGGCTGATCTAATTTATCGTGTCAATATGACAAATCTAAGTTTTAAAATTGAAGAGGTTCCCGCTCGCTGGTTGGGATTAGGTGGACGTGGTCTTACATCTACTATTGTTGCTGAAGAGGTCGATCCAGAATGTCACCCGTTAGGACCGAATAACAAAATGGTTTTCGCTCCCGGACTTCTTTCTGGTACATCTGCTTCCAACTCTGGTCGTAACTCTCTTGGTGCGAAAAGCCCATTGACAGGTGGTATCAAAGAGTCAAATGTTGGTGGCACAAGTGCCGGTATTTTCTCTAAGCTTGGGGTTAAAGCGCTCATTATCGAAGGGCAACCTAAAGATGAAAATACATTTTATCAATTACATGTAACCAAAAATAATGTTGAATTCATTCCTGTTCCTGAACTCGTAGGCAAAGATAATTACGCTGTTCTCGATGCAATGATGGAGAAATATGACAAAAAAGTTGCGGTCATGAGTATTGGCCGTATCGGTGAAATGCGTATGAACCTAGCGAATGTCTCTGTCAAAGACCCAGGTGGAAAACTCAGAAGTCATGGACGTGGAGGACTCGGTGCTGTTATGGGTTCTAAAAAAATCAAATGTATCACTGTAGATGCCGCTGATTATAAAGAAGTCACGATTGCTGATCCTGATAAATTTAAAGAAGCGAGTAAAATCTTTACCAAAGCACTTCAAGAAAATCCTATCAGTGGACAAGGTCTACCCGCATTTGGAACGAATATTTTGGTGAATATCCTCAATGAAGCAGGAGGGCTTCCAACCCGTAACTTTAGAGCAGGTTCTTGGGAGCATGCTGAGGATATCAGTGGTGAAACGATGGCTGAAAACATTAAAGCACGCGGAGGAAAAACAACCCATGGCTGTCATGCAGGCTGTGTTATTCAATGTTCACAAGTCTATAATGACAAAGATGGTAAATATTTAACGTCTGGCTGTGAATATGAAACCGTTTGGGCTCTCGGAGCACACCTTGGTATTCAAGATTTAGATCTGATCGCAAAAATGGATGGTCTGATGGATGATTTGGGTGTCGATTCTATCGAAACCTCTGTTGTGCTTGGTGTAGCTGTTGATGCGGGTATTCTTGCATACGGCGATGGAGCCAAAGCGTATGAAATACTCTCTCATGATATACCAACAGGTACGCCTCTTGGAAGAATTTTCGGTGCAGGAACCCATATTTTAGGAAAAGCATACGGATTAGTCAGAGTTCCTACCGTTAAAGGACAAGCGATTCCAGCCTATGACCCACGCGCCGTTAAGGGACAAGGCGTTACGTATGCTACGACACCAATGGGTGCTGATCATACGGCAGGCTACGCTGTTGCTACTAACATCCTTAACAGTGGTGGACATGTCGATCCTCTTAAAAAAGAGGGACAAGTTGAACTTGCACGTAACCTCCAAATTGCTTCAGCTGCGGTTGATAGTTCAGGTATGTGTATCTTTGTTGCGTTTGCCGCACTCGATGATCCAAAATGTTTACCAGCACTAGTTGATATGATTAATGCTCGCTTTGGTGCTGCCCTTACCATCGATGATGTCATGAACCTTGGAAAATCCATCCTCAAAATAGAGCATGAATTTAACATTAAAGCAGGATTTAATAATGCAGATGATCGTCTACCAGAATTTATGAAGTACGAAGCACTTCCTCCTCACAATGTCACTTGGGATTTTACAGGTGAAGAGATTGATGAGTTCTGGAATTTCTGA
- a CDS encoding MoaD/ThiS family protein, giving the protein MHVVVKLFAQYREGRFKVEERNYAIGTTAQMVIDLLELESVSPLGVLMVNNKHVEPSYCLQEGDVIALFPKVGGG; this is encoded by the coding sequence ATGCACGTTGTTGTTAAACTCTTTGCTCAATACCGAGAAGGTCGCTTTAAGGTTGAGGAAAGAAACTATGCCATCGGTACAACGGCTCAAATGGTGATAGACCTATTGGAGCTTGAGAGTGTATCACCTTTAGGTGTTTTGATGGTGAATAATAAACACGTTGAACCATCTTATTGTTTGCAAGAGGGCGATGTAATCGCTCTCTTTCCAAAAGTGGGTGGCGGTTAA
- the thiS gene encoding sulfur carrier protein ThiS: MHIILNAFSFLREKLTQKGIPYLNASWVIEDKTRIVDLIDSLGLEQKEVEAVFLNNTVVPKETELHENDRVALLPPGTPGSFRLFCGLKGN; this comes from the coding sequence ATGCATATTATACTCAATGCTTTTTCATTTTTGCGAGAAAAACTCACACAAAAAGGCATACCTTATTTGAATGCTTCATGGGTGATAGAGGATAAAACACGGATTGTTGATTTGATCGATTCTTTAGGGCTTGAGCAAAAAGAAGTGGAAGCAGTTTTCCTCAATAATACGGTTGTTCCCAAAGAGACAGAGCTACATGAAAATGATCGTGTAGCGCTTCTGCCTCCTGGAACACCAGGATCCTTCCGTCTTTTCTGCGGGCTCAAAGGGAATTAA
- a CDS encoding HesA/MoeB/ThiF family protein, with amino-acid sequence MELLTFLKEQTCDGFLPLQASYAAMKHFTCNFRDVEEMALKHNILPLRYKRNQKTISTGEQYALFQSTVLIIGCGGLGGFVAEMLTRIGVGNLILCDGDVFEEHNMNRQNFSSPKTLGRFKAEVLKEKLEEINPSLHVKSMTTFFDPKTDSNLIAKVDVVVDALDNPDLKCLLANLCLKEQKPFVHGAIAGYYSQFATSSSLDQLYVQKGDGVEKSSGNPSFTVCFAASIQSVEVVKLLLGKPHLQAPLMGNLWEYELILL; translated from the coding sequence ATGGAACTTCTAACCTTTTTAAAAGAGCAAACTTGTGATGGATTTCTCCCTCTTCAAGCGAGTTATGCGGCAATGAAACACTTTACATGTAATTTTAGAGACGTTGAAGAGATGGCTCTAAAACATAATATTTTACCCCTTCGTTACAAACGCAATCAAAAAACCATTTCCACTGGGGAGCAGTATGCTCTATTCCAATCTACCGTGTTGATTATCGGATGTGGAGGACTGGGTGGTTTTGTGGCTGAAATGCTGACGCGCATTGGGGTAGGAAACCTCATCTTATGCGATGGTGATGTTTTCGAAGAGCATAATATGAATCGTCAAAATTTTTCCTCACCCAAAACATTGGGACGCTTTAAAGCAGAAGTTCTAAAAGAGAAGCTTGAAGAGATTAACCCTTCTTTACATGTAAAGAGTATGACCACTTTTTTTGATCCTAAAACCGATAGTAACCTTATCGCTAAAGTGGATGTTGTGGTGGATGCACTCGACAATCCTGATCTCAAATGCCTCCTTGCCAATCTTTGCCTCAAAGAGCAAAAACCTTTTGTTCATGGTGCAATTGCTGGCTATTACAGTCAGTTTGCAACATCATCTTCACTTGATCAACTCTACGTCCAAAAAGGTGATGGTGTAGAAAAAAGCTCAGGCAATCCTTCGTTTACCGTTTGCTTTGCTGCCTCAATTCAAAGCGTAGAGGTGGTAAAATTACTGTTAGGCAAACCTCATCTTCAAGCTCCTTTGATGGGAAATTTATGGGAGTATGAGCTAATTTTGCTATAA